CGGTGCCAGGTCCCTAATAACCGTCCTCTGTTGTTCCCGCAGCAGAGGACGGTTTACTTTAAAATGAAAGGCTGATTTAAGGAAAGGTTCACCTAATCTAGAAGCTCTACAAATCAATAGTCTCGCTAAAGATGGCCTTCCATAACTCTTTTCATGAAATGTAGAACCGTCTTTTGGTTGACGACTGCGCTCAGGGTGACGACTTGTAGTTTAATGCGCTGCGTAGATAAAGAAGAATTTCGTCGAAAAGTTCTTTGCTCGATTGCTCTGAGCTAAGGGATGATATCGGTGTCTACAAAATTTTATCCAAGCCGTAGATGAGGGACTTCAGAGGCATGACTCGCCGCACTGCCAGCAGTACACCGGGCATGTAGCAGGCACGATCGCTGGTATCGTGACGCAGAGTATAAAGCTGTCCCGGTGCCCCAAACAGCACTTCCTGATGGGCAATCAGACCGGGCAATCGAACGCTATGGATACGAATGCCATCGTCAGTGGTGCTGCCGCGAGCACCAGTCATTTTTTCGGATTCTTCTACTTGGGCAGGGTTGAAGGCTTTGTCAGGGGTAGAGAGCATTTGAGCAGTCTGGATGGCCGTGCCGCTGGGGGCGTCGGCCTTTTGATTATGGTGTAGCTCGATGATCTCGACGTGGTTGAAGTATTGTGCTGCCTGCTGAGCCGCCTGTTGCATCAATACGACTCCGATAGAAAAGTTGGGAATGATCAGGCAGCCGATGCTGGCTTTCTCTGCAAATTCTGCCAGTTCCTTAATCTGGTCTGCTGTCAAGCCTGTGGTACCTACGACGGGACGAACGCCATAGGCGATCGCTGCTCGCACTGAGTTGTAGATGGTATCGGGGTGGGTGAAATCAATCATGACTGCCAAGCCTTCGCTTTGGGCTTGTACCAGTGCTGCTTCAAGATCCGGCGTGACCGGAATTTCCACCGGACCGCATCCT
Above is a genomic segment from Leptolyngbya iicbica LK containing:
- the dapB gene encoding 4-hydroxy-tetrahydrodipicolinate reductase, with translation MAAQSTIPVVVNGACGKMGREVIKAVTAAEDMTLVAAIDKNPAVLGEDIGEIAGCGPVEIPVTPDLEAALVQAQSEGLAVMIDFTHPDTIYNSVRAAIAYGVRPVVGTTGLTADQIKELAEFAEKASIGCLIIPNFSIGVVLMQQAAQQAAQYFNHVEIIELHHNQKADAPSGTAIQTAQMLSTPDKAFNPAQVEESEKMTGARGSTTDDGIRIHSVRLPGLIAHQEVLFGAPGQLYTLRHDTSDRACYMPGVLLAVRRVMPLKSLIYGLDKIL